In Erigeron canadensis isolate Cc75 chromosome 6, C_canadensis_v1, whole genome shotgun sequence, the following are encoded in one genomic region:
- the LOC122603246 gene encoding vesicle-associated membrane protein 727, with protein sequence MSNQKGLIYSFVAKGTVVLAEHTAYSGNVSTVAVQCLQKLPSGSTKYTYSCDGYTFNFLLDSGFVFLVVADETAGRSLPFVFLERLKDDFKKRYGASMGSDHPLADDSDDDLFEDRFSIAYNLDREFGPKIKEQMEYCLNHPDEMSKLSKLKAQITEVKGIMMDNIEKVLDRGEKIELLVDKTENLQFQADSFQRQGRQLRRKMWLQNLHMKLMIGGAILIFIIIVWLMACRGFKC encoded by the exons ATGAGTAATCAGAAAGGATTAATTTATAGCTTTGTTGCCAAAGGAACAGTCGTGTTGGCCGAACACACGGCGTACTCTGGTAACGTTAGTACCGTTGCTGTTCAATGTTTACAGAAGTTGCCTTCCGGTAGCACCAAGTACACATACTCCTGTGATGGTTACACCTTCAACTTCTTGCTCGATAGTGGCTTCG tttttcttgttgTTGCGGATGAGACGGCTGGGAGGAGTTTGCCGTTTGTGTTTTTGGAGAGACTGAAAGATGACTTTAAGAAGCGTTATGGTGCGAGTATGGGAAGTGATCACCCCCTTGCAGATGACAGTGATGATGACTTGTTTGAAGATCGGTTTAGCATTGCTTATAATCTTGATAGGGAGTTCGG GCCAAAGATAAAGGAACAAATGGAGTATTGTTTAAACCATCCAGATGAAATGAGCAAGCTGTCTAAACTGAAAGCTCAGATAACTGAGGTTAAAGGGATTATGATGGACAACATTGAGAAG GTTTTGGATCGTGGTGAGAAGATCGAGTTACTGGTTGATAAGACCGAAAACCTTCAATTCCAG GCAGATAGCTTCCAAAGGCAGGGAAGGCAACTAAGAAGGAAGATGTGGCTGCAGAATCTTCATATGAAGCTGATGATAGGAGGAGCCATTTTGATATTCATCATCATAGTGTGGCTCATGGCGTGTCGCGGATTCAAATGTTGA
- the LOC122604839 gene encoding uncharacterized protein LOC122604839, translated as MEELSQIAMAYYQASSCDIQKLAEDFFGAMDHDGDGKIDQKEFLEFMRDEGYAQMTSPSFFKQLDLDGNGTLDFFEVMTLYYIVKSGRPFCDCCKKFIPSTYLSCVGCLENPIGG; from the coding sequence ATGGAAGAACTTTCTCAGATAGCCATGGCTTATTACCAAGCTAGCTCATGTGATATACAAAAGTTAGCTGAAGACTTCTTTGGAGCAATGGACCATGACGGGGATGGCAAGATAGACCAAAAAGAGTTCTTGGAGTTTATGAGAGACGAAGGCTACGCTCAAATGACAAGTCCATCATTCTTCAAACAACTGGACCTCGACGGAAACGGTACCCTTGACTTTTTCGAAGTCATGACACTCTACTACATAGTTAAGAGCGGAAGGCCGTTTTGTGATTGCTGCAAGAAGTTTATACCTTCTACATATCTATCATGTGTTGGGTGCTTGGAAAATCCAATTGGAGGA
- the LOC122602644 gene encoding germin-like protein 9-3 translates to MASIKTLSFIAILVFFTVAQVVVSSDPDILTDYVLPPNTTATDVNYFTYTGMRSLVNATYPANFTVVKASLNEFPGLLGQSVSCAILEFPAGSVNPLHIHPRATELLFVLQGSLQVGFVDTTNKLFNQSLQTGDIFVFPKGLVHFQYNSNSTGSALAVSAFGSASAGTQSIANSVFNSTIFEGILAESFNTSTDIIERIESGLKG, encoded by the coding sequence ATGGCATCCATTAAAACGCTTTCATTCATTGCAATATTGGTTTTCTTTACTGTGGCTCAAGTAGTGGTATCCAGTGACCCCGACATCCTGACTGACTATGTGCTACCACCAAACACAACTGCAACAGACGTAAACTACTTCACATACACAGGGATGCGATCACTTGTAAATGCCACCTACCCAGCAAATTTTACAGTGGTAAAAGCTAGCCTAAACGAATTCCCGGGTCTTCTTGGTCAAAGTGTTTCTTGTGCTATTCTTGAGTTCCCTGCTGGGTCTGTTAACCCGCTTCACATCCACCCACGGGCTACTGAACTTCTATTTGTGTTGCAAGGCTCTCTGCAAGTCGGGTTTGTTGACACTACCAACAAGCTTTTTAATCAGAGTCTTCAAACTGGTGACATATTTGTTTTCCCTAAAGGGCTTGTTCACTTTCAGTATAACTCTAATAGTACTGGATCAGCTTTGGCAGTTTCGGCTTTTGGAAGTGCAAGTGCAGGGACACAGTCTATTGCTAATAGTGTCTTTAACAGCACTATTTTTGAAGGAATTCTGGCTGAGTCATTCAATACTAGTACAGACATTATCGAAAGGATCGAGTCTGGACTAAAGGGCTGA